A DNA window from Mycobacterium sp. IDR2000157661 contains the following coding sequences:
- the qcrB gene encoding cytochrome bc1 complex cytochrome b subunit — translation MSPTLPKPPSAAKIAAAQGEAIDSRYHPSAAVRRQLNKVFPTHWSFLLGEIALYSFIVLLITGVYLTLFFDPSMAEVTYDGVYQPLRGVQMSKAYQTTLDISFEVRGGLFVRQVHHWAALLFAAAIMVHLARIFFTGAFRRPREANWVIGSLLLILAMFEGYFGYSLPDDLLSGIGLRAAMSSITLGMPVIGTWLHWALFGGDFPCGGVGYTCTEVGIWIPRMYALHILLIPGIILALIGVHLALVWFQKHTQFPGPGRTEKNVVGVRVMPVFAVKSGAFFAMTVGVLGLMGGLLQINPIWNLGPYRPSQVSAGSQPDFYMMWTEGAARIFPPWEIYLGNYTIPAPVWVALFMGLVFILLIAWPFIERKLSGDDAHHNLLQRPRDAPVRTAFGAAAIGLYMVLTLSAMNDIIALKFFISLNATTWIGRIGMVVVPTIVYYIAYRWAVGLQRSDREVLEHGIETGIIKRLPHGAYIELHQPLGPVDEHGHPLPLPYQGAALPKRMNKLGSAGAPGSGSFLSADPIEEHAAITEAEHAGERKALTALAEHQARNGSNGHGNGSSNGHGNGQH, via the coding sequence ATGAGTCCGACACTGCCAAAGCCCCCGAGCGCAGCCAAGATCGCCGCCGCCCAAGGCGAAGCGATCGACTCGCGATATCACCCGTCGGCGGCGGTGCGGCGACAACTGAACAAGGTGTTCCCGACCCACTGGTCCTTCCTGCTGGGCGAGATCGCGTTGTACAGCTTCATCGTCCTGCTCATCACGGGCGTGTACCTGACGCTGTTCTTCGACCCGTCGATGGCCGAGGTCACCTACGACGGCGTCTACCAACCGCTGCGCGGCGTGCAGATGTCGAAGGCCTACCAGACGACGTTGGACATCAGCTTCGAGGTCCGCGGCGGACTGTTCGTGCGCCAGGTACACCACTGGGCGGCACTGCTGTTCGCCGCGGCGATCATGGTGCACCTCGCACGCATCTTCTTCACCGGGGCGTTCCGCCGCCCGCGCGAGGCGAACTGGGTGATCGGCTCACTGCTGTTGATCCTGGCGATGTTCGAGGGCTACTTCGGCTACTCGCTGCCCGACGACCTGCTGTCCGGCATCGGCCTGCGCGCCGCGATGAGCTCGATCACGCTGGGCATGCCGGTCATCGGCACCTGGTTGCACTGGGCGCTGTTCGGCGGTGATTTCCCTTGCGGCGGCGTCGGTTACACCTGCACGGAAGTCGGCATCTGGATTCCCCGAATGTACGCCCTGCACATCTTGTTGATACCAGGGATCATCCTCGCGCTCATCGGCGTTCACCTGGCACTGGTGTGGTTCCAGAAGCACACCCAGTTCCCCGGCCCCGGCCGCACCGAGAAGAACGTGGTGGGCGTGCGCGTCATGCCGGTGTTCGCCGTCAAGTCGGGGGCGTTCTTCGCGATGACCGTCGGCGTCCTGGGCCTGATGGGAGGTCTGCTGCAGATCAACCCGATCTGGAACCTGGGCCCGTACCGGCCCTCTCAGGTGTCGGCGGGCAGCCAGCCGGACTTTTACATGATGTGGACCGAGGGTGCGGCTCGCATCTTCCCGCCGTGGGAGATCTACCTCGGCAACTACACCATCCCCGCTCCCGTCTGGGTGGCGCTGTTCATGGGCCTGGTGTTCATCCTGTTGATCGCCTGGCCGTTCATCGAACGGAAGCTATCCGGTGACGACGCACACCACAATCTGCTGCAGCGGCCCCGCGACGCCCCGGTGCGCACCGCCTTCGGCGCGGCGGCCATCGGCCTGTACATGGTGCTGACGCTGAGCGCGATGAACGACATCATCGCGCTGAAGTTCTTCATCTCGCTGAACGCGACCACGTGGATCGGCCGCATCGGCATGGTCGTGGTGCCCACCATCGTGTACTACATCGCCTACCGGTGGGCTGTCGGCCTGCAGCGCAGCGACCGCGAGGTTCTCGAGCACGGCATCGAGACGGGCATCATCAAGCGCCTGCCGCACGGCGCCTACATCGAACTGCATCAGCCGCTGGGCCCGGTCGACGAGCACGGCCACCCACTGCCGCTGCCGTACCAGGGCGCTGCCCTGCCGAAGCGGATGAACAAGCTCGGCTCTGCCGGAGCGCCGGGTAGCGGCAGCTTCCTGTCCGCCGACCCGATCGAAGAGCATGCGGCGATCACCGAGGCGGAGCACGCCGGCGAGCGTAAGGCGCTCACCGCGCTGGCCGAGCATCAGGCCCGCAACGGTTCGAACGGTCACGGCAACGGGTCGTCGAACGGGCACGGCAACGGTCAGCACTGA
- the qcrA gene encoding cytochrome bc1 complex Rieske iron-sulfur subunit: protein MTERHGDGSSVNPDNPDGADVAPKGTDAPGHAGVPGQPTDAELAKMSREELVELGGRLDGVEIVYKEDRWPVAGTKAEKRAGRTVSYWLLLGGFAGLALLLVFIFWPWEYKPYGSEGEFIYSLATPLYGLTFGLSILAIGIGAVLYQKKFIPEEISIQERHDGRSPEIQRKTAVANLTDALEGSTIKRRKLVGLSLGIGLGAFGLGTLVAFAGGLIKNPWKPVVTTADGKKAVLWTTGWTPRYEGDTIFLARATGRPGESPFVKMRPEDIDAGGMETVFPWRESDGDGTTVESSHHLAEIAMGVRNPVMLIRIKAQDAAKVVKRKGQESFNFGDLYAYTKVCSHLGCPASLYEQQTYRILCPCHQSQFDALHFAKPIFGPAARALAQLPITIDQDGYLVANGDFVEPVGPAFWERKTT from the coding sequence ATGACCGAGCGACACGGAGACGGATCGTCCGTGAACCCGGACAACCCCGACGGCGCTGACGTCGCGCCCAAGGGCACCGACGCTCCCGGCCACGCGGGCGTGCCGGGTCAGCCCACCGACGCCGAACTGGCGAAGATGTCCCGCGAGGAACTGGTCGAACTCGGCGGCAGGCTCGACGGCGTCGAAATCGTCTACAAGGAAGACCGCTGGCCGGTCGCGGGCACCAAGGCCGAGAAGCGCGCCGGGCGCACGGTCTCGTACTGGCTTCTGCTTGGCGGCTTCGCGGGCCTGGCACTGCTGCTGGTGTTCATCTTCTGGCCCTGGGAGTACAAGCCGTACGGCTCCGAGGGCGAGTTCATCTACAGCCTGGCCACCCCCCTGTACGGGCTGACCTTCGGCCTGTCGATCCTGGCCATCGGCATCGGCGCGGTGCTGTACCAGAAGAAGTTCATCCCCGAGGAGATCTCCATTCAGGAGCGCCACGACGGCCGCTCCCCCGAGATCCAACGCAAGACCGCCGTCGCGAACCTGACCGACGCGCTCGAGGGTTCGACGATCAAGCGCCGCAAGCTCGTCGGCCTGTCGCTGGGCATCGGCCTCGGCGCCTTCGGCCTCGGCACGCTGGTGGCCTTCGCCGGTGGCCTGATCAAGAACCCGTGGAAGCCCGTCGTCACGACCGCCGACGGCAAGAAGGCCGTGCTGTGGACGACGGGATGGACGCCCCGCTACGAGGGCGATACCATCTTTCTGGCGCGGGCCACCGGTCGGCCCGGTGAGTCGCCATTCGTCAAGATGCGGCCCGAGGACATCGACGCCGGCGGCATGGAGACCGTGTTCCCGTGGCGGGAGTCCGACGGCGACGGCACCACCGTCGAGTCGAGCCACCACCTCGCCGAGATCGCGATGGGGGTGCGCAATCCGGTCATGCTGATCCGTATCAAAGCCCAGGACGCGGCGAAGGTGGTCAAGCGCAAGGGCCAGGAGAGCTTCAACTTCGGCGATCTGTACGCCTACACGAAGGTCTGCTCGCACCTCGGTTGTCCGGCATCGCTCTACGAGCAGCAGACCTACCGCATCCTCTGTCCGTGCCACCAGTCGCAGTTCGACGCACTGCATTTCGCCAAACCCATATTCGGCCCGGCTGCGCGCGCGTTGGCGCAGTTGCCCATCACCATTGACCAGGACGGGTATCTGGTCGCCAACGGCGACTTCGTCGAGCCCGTGGGTCCGGCATTCTGGGAACGGAAGACAACATGA
- the trpD gene encoding anthranilate phosphoribosyltransferase: MDSTENADPFAWPRVLGRLTVGRSLATGQAAWAMDQIMTGSATPAQIAAFGVAMKMKRPTSAEVTELADIMLKHARRVPTDQIGTDTVDVVGTGGDGSNTVNLSTMAAIVVAAAGVPVIKHGNRAASSLSGGADTLEALGVRIDLGSDAVARSVAEVGIGFAFAPQFHPSYRHAGVVRREIGVPTVFNLLGPLTNPASPRAGLIGCAWADLAEVMAGVFATRRSSVLVVHGDDGLDELTTTTTSTIWRVQSGTVERLTFDPAAFGFKRAELSELVGGDAESNAAEVRAVLGGATGAVRDAVILNAAGAMVAHAGLASDAKWVPAWEQGLAKAAEAIDSGAAEQLLARWVRFTQKA, translated from the coding sequence GTGGATTCGACCGAAAATGCTGATCCGTTCGCCTGGCCCCGGGTGCTGGGCCGACTCACCGTCGGACGGTCCCTCGCGACGGGCCAGGCGGCCTGGGCGATGGACCAGATCATGACCGGGTCGGCGACCCCCGCCCAGATCGCGGCGTTCGGCGTCGCGATGAAGATGAAGCGACCGACGTCGGCGGAGGTGACCGAGCTGGCCGACATCATGCTCAAGCACGCGCGACGGGTGCCGACCGATCAGATCGGCACCGACACCGTCGACGTCGTGGGCACCGGCGGCGACGGGTCGAACACCGTGAACCTGTCCACGATGGCCGCCATCGTGGTGGCCGCGGCAGGCGTGCCGGTGATCAAGCACGGCAATCGGGCGGCATCGTCGCTGTCAGGCGGGGCCGACACCCTCGAGGCGCTCGGGGTGCGCATCGACCTCGGTTCCGACGCCGTCGCCCGCAGCGTCGCCGAGGTCGGGATCGGCTTCGCCTTTGCGCCGCAGTTCCATCCGTCCTATCGGCACGCCGGTGTGGTGCGCCGTGAGATCGGCGTGCCGACGGTGTTCAATCTCCTTGGGCCCCTGACGAATCCGGCGTCGCCGCGGGCGGGCCTGATCGGGTGTGCGTGGGCCGACCTGGCCGAGGTGATGGCCGGCGTATTCGCCACCCGCCGGTCCAGCGTGCTGGTGGTGCACGGCGACGACGGTCTCGACGAACTGACCACGACCACCACGAGCACCATCTGGCGGGTGCAGTCCGGCACCGTCGAGCGGCTGACATTCGATCCGGCCGCCTTCGGGTTCAAGCGCGCCGAACTCTCGGAACTGGTGGGCGGCGACGCCGAGTCCAACGCCGCCGAGGTGCGCGCGGTGCTCGGCGGCGCGACGGGCGCGGTGCGCGATGCGGTGATCCTCAACGCCGCGGGCGCGATGGTGGCGCACGCGGGGCTAGCCAGCGACGCCAAATGGGTGCCGGCCTGGGAGCAGGGGCTGGCCAAGGCGGCCGAGGCCATCGACTCGGGGGCGGCCGAACAGCTCCTCGCGCGTTGGGTGCGGTTCACCCAGAAAGCTTGA
- a CDS encoding glycosyltransferase family 4 protein: MSRVLLVSNDFPPRRGGIQSYLQELVDHLVAAGEHTVTVYAPRWKGAEDFDRHVPYEVVRHPGTLMLPEPSVMGRMKRLIQRNQAETVWFGAAAPLALMAPLARDAGAHRVIASTHGHEVGWSMLPVARTALRRIGSSTDVVTYISRYTRRRFASAFGAHAALEHLPPGVDTDRFAPDEVARAELRARYRLGHRPVVVCVSRLVPRKGQDMLIRALPAIRQRVPGAALVVVGGGPYRDALRRLAHSFGVAEHVVFTEGVPGDELPAHHAMADVFAMPCRTRGAGLDVEGLGIVYLEASASGVPVVAGRSGGAPETVLGGETGVVVDGWDVGAIAAAVGDLLADPDSAARMGAAGRRWVVDNWQWHTQAERLAGLL, from the coding sequence GTGAGCCGGGTTCTGCTGGTCTCCAACGACTTTCCGCCGCGCCGCGGTGGCATCCAGTCCTACCTGCAGGAGTTGGTGGACCATCTGGTCGCCGCAGGCGAGCACACGGTTACGGTGTACGCCCCGAGGTGGAAGGGTGCCGAGGACTTCGACCGTCACGTTCCCTACGAGGTGGTGCGTCACCCGGGCACGCTGATGCTCCCCGAACCGTCGGTGATGGGGCGGATGAAGCGGTTGATACAGCGAAACCAGGCTGAGACGGTGTGGTTCGGCGCAGCCGCGCCGCTGGCGTTGATGGCGCCGCTGGCCCGCGACGCCGGGGCACACCGGGTGATCGCCAGCACCCACGGCCACGAGGTCGGGTGGTCGATGCTGCCGGTGGCGCGAACGGCGCTGCGCCGCATCGGCTCGAGCACCGATGTGGTCACTTACATCAGCCGCTACACCCGCCGCCGGTTCGCCTCGGCCTTCGGGGCGCACGCCGCGCTCGAGCACCTGCCGCCCGGAGTGGACACCGACCGATTCGCCCCTGATGAGGTGGCCCGCGCCGAGCTGCGTGCCCGCTACCGGCTGGGCCATCGGCCTGTCGTGGTGTGCGTGTCCCGGTTGGTGCCCCGCAAGGGCCAGGACATGCTGATCCGCGCGCTGCCCGCGATCCGGCAGCGGGTGCCCGGCGCGGCGCTCGTCGTCGTCGGCGGCGGCCCGTACCGGGACGCCCTGCGCCGGTTGGCCCACAGCTTCGGCGTAGCCGAGCACGTGGTGTTCACCGAGGGCGTGCCCGGTGACGAACTGCCCGCTCACCACGCGATGGCCGACGTGTTCGCCATGCCGTGCCGGACCCGGGGGGCCGGCCTGGACGTCGAGGGTCTGGGCATCGTCTATTTGGAGGCGTCCGCGAGCGGGGTGCCGGTGGTCGCCGGTCGCTCGGGCGGGGCGCCCGAGACGGTCCTGGGGGGCGAAACCGGCGTCGTCGTGGACGGCTGGGACGTCGGCGCCATCGCCGCTGCGGTAGGTGACCTGCTCGCCGACCCGGACTCAGCGGCCCGGATGGGGGCGGCCGGCCGACGCTGGGTGGTCGACAACTGGCAGTGGCACACCCAGGCCGAGCGGCTCGCCGGGCTGCTCTAA
- the ripC gene encoding peptidoglycan hydrolase RipC: MFTGIVQADPADDALAKLNELSRQAEQTTEAMHSAQLDLDNKLAIQRTAETKHAADVAAADAAHSQLETFQVAVNKVAAAQYMGGRTDGLDAMLTAKSPQGLIDQLSVQRVMADEMSAQMKSFREIGRQAALAREASAKSAAEAKTAAEQAAAVRADLQSKQSRLQIQIAVVKSQYEALTPNQREALAALPPAPPAAAAPVPPGGDPAILAAPPGAPGLPGAVPPGDVAPPSGGHSATVIQAALSRIGSPYSWGGSGPNAFDCSGLVQWAFQQAGISLPHSSQALASGGQPVSTDQMQPGDVVNYYSDASHTAIYIGDGMMVHASTYGTPVRVAPVDNAPIYNVRRY; this comes from the coding sequence ATGTTCACTGGCATTGTGCAGGCCGACCCGGCCGATGATGCGCTGGCAAAACTCAACGAGTTGTCGCGCCAGGCCGAGCAGACCACCGAGGCGATGCACTCCGCCCAGCTCGATCTGGACAACAAGCTGGCGATTCAACGCACTGCGGAGACCAAACACGCGGCTGACGTCGCCGCCGCAGACGCCGCCCATTCGCAGCTGGAGACCTTCCAGGTCGCCGTGAACAAGGTCGCGGCCGCGCAGTACATGGGTGGTCGCACCGACGGGTTGGACGCGATGCTGACCGCCAAGTCGCCGCAGGGCCTCATCGACCAGTTGTCGGTGCAGCGGGTGATGGCCGACGAGATGTCGGCACAGATGAAGAGTTTCCGCGAGATCGGCAGGCAGGCCGCGTTGGCCAGGGAGGCGTCGGCGAAGTCGGCCGCCGAGGCCAAGACCGCGGCCGAACAGGCCGCCGCCGTGCGCGCTGACCTGCAGTCCAAGCAGAGCCGACTGCAGATCCAGATCGCCGTCGTCAAGTCGCAGTACGAGGCGTTGACGCCGAACCAGCGCGAAGCCCTGGCCGCGCTGCCGCCCGCGCCCCCGGCTGCCGCCGCGCCGGTGCCACCGGGTGGCGACCCCGCGATCCTGGCCGCGCCGCCGGGCGCCCCTGGCCTACCCGGAGCCGTCCCGCCGGGCGATGTCGCGCCGCCCTCGGGTGGCCACTCGGCGACCGTCATCCAGGCCGCGCTGAGCCGGATCGGATCGCCGTACTCGTGGGGCGGGTCGGGCCCGAACGCGTTCGACTGCTCCGGGCTGGTCCAGTGGGCGTTCCAGCAGGCGGGCATCTCGCTGCCGCACTCCAGCCAGGCGTTGGCCAGCGGCGGTCAGCCGGTCTCGACCGACCAGATGCAGCCGGGTGACGTGGTGAACTACTACTCCGACGCCTCGCACACGGCGATCTACATCGGCGACGGCATGATGGTGCACGCCTCGACGTACGGCACGCCGGTGCGGGTTGCACCGGTCGACAATGCGCCGATCTACAACGTCCGCCGTTACTGA
- the ctaE gene encoding aa3-type cytochrome oxidase subunit III, translating into MTSAVGTSGTAITSRVHSLNRPNMVSVGTIVWLSSELMFFAGLFAMYFVARSQAGGEWPPPPTELNLALAVPVTVVLIASSFTCQMGVFAAERGDVFGLRRWYVVTFLMGAFFVGGQMYEYYHLVHEGTTLSSSAYGSVFYLATGFHALHVTGGLIAFLYLLARTRMSKFTPAQATAAIVVSYYWHFVDIVWIALFAVIYFVR; encoded by the coding sequence GTGACGAGCGCTGTAGGGACCTCGGGAACCGCAATCACGTCGCGAGTACATTCGCTGAACCGGCCCAACATGGTCAGCGTTGGCACGATCGTGTGGCTGTCCAGCGAGTTGATGTTCTTTGCCGGGCTGTTCGCGATGTATTTCGTCGCGCGTTCGCAGGCGGGCGGCGAATGGCCGCCGCCGCCGACCGAACTGAACCTGGCGCTGGCCGTGCCGGTGACCGTGGTGCTGATCGCCTCGTCGTTCACCTGTCAGATGGGCGTGTTCGCCGCCGAGCGCGGCGACGTGTTCGGCCTGCGCCGCTGGTATGTCGTCACGTTCCTGATGGGCGCGTTCTTCGTCGGTGGTCAGATGTACGAGTACTACCACCTGGTGCACGAGGGCACGACGTTGTCGAGCAGCGCCTACGGGTCGGTGTTCTACCTTGCCACCGGCTTTCACGCCCTGCACGTGACCGGCGGCCTCATCGCCTTCCTCTATCTGCTGGCCCGGACACGGATGAGCAAGTTCACCCCGGCGCAGGCCACCGCCGCGATCGTCGTCTCGTACTACTGGCACTTCGTGGACATCGTGTGGATCGCGCTGTTCGCCGTCATCTATTTCGTCCGTTGA
- the qcrC gene encoding cytochrome bc1 complex diheme cytochrome c subunit, with the protein MTDKSRRRLRRRLSAAVLLLVGLGVAGVLATTFTPTPQVAVADQSQSALLRTGQQLFETSCVSCHGINLQGVADRGPSLIGVGEAAVFFQVSTGRMPAERNEAQAPQKPPEFSPEQVDALGAYVQANGGGPVVPRDENGQVAEASLIGDDVARGGDLFRLNCASCHNFTGKGGALSSGKYAPDLGEATPAEIYTAMLTGPQNMPKFSDRQLSPDEKRDIVAYVRESAETPSYGGYGLGGFGPTSEGMAAWIIGMVAVIAAALWIGARA; encoded by the coding sequence ATGACCGACAAGTCCCGCCGCCGGCTCCGCAGGCGCCTGTCCGCGGCAGTGCTGCTGCTGGTCGGACTCGGTGTCGCCGGTGTCCTCGCGACCACGTTCACGCCGACGCCCCAGGTGGCGGTCGCCGACCAGTCCCAGTCGGCGCTGCTGCGCACGGGCCAGCAACTGTTCGAGACGTCGTGCGTGTCCTGTCACGGCATCAATCTGCAGGGCGTCGCCGACCGCGGACCCAGCCTCATCGGCGTCGGCGAGGCAGCGGTGTTCTTCCAGGTGTCCACGGGACGCATGCCGGCCGAACGCAACGAGGCCCAGGCCCCGCAGAAGCCGCCGGAGTTCTCCCCCGAACAGGTCGATGCCCTCGGCGCCTATGTCCAGGCCAACGGCGGCGGGCCGGTGGTCCCCCGCGACGAGAACGGTCAAGTGGCCGAAGCATCGCTGATCGGCGACGACGTCGCCCGCGGTGGCGACCTGTTCCGGCTCAACTGCGCGTCGTGCCACAACTTCACCGGCAAGGGCGGTGCGCTGTCTTCGGGTAAGTACGCCCCCGACCTCGGTGAGGCCACGCCCGCGGAGATCTACACGGCGATGCTGACCGGTCCGCAGAACATGCCGAAGTTCTCCGACCGGCAGCTGAGCCCGGATGAGAAGCGAGACATCGTCGCCTACGTGCGTGAATCGGCGGAGACGCCGAGCTACGGCGGCTACGGTCTCGGTGGATTCGGCCCCACTTCCGAGGGCATGGCGGCCTGGATCATCGGCATGGTGGCAGTCATCGCGGCGGCCCTGTGGATCGGAGCGCGAGCATGA
- a CDS encoding peptidase yields the protein MRRSTTSAVTDRRRSRTRLAALLVTELICALLIVGRSDIAPGPTVATPASLTTPSAASTATTLGDGRTARLIGLGGLRTTALLDRVVAELPAAAAAVTAFWGAHWPRQVTIVAAATDQQFAAVGGGDLHTAATTTAERIVFAPGATRMSDAALRTVVRHELFHYAARAATAADAPRWLTEGVADFVARPAAAPPDAALLALPTDAEMSGPDRSLAYDRAWWFARFVADRYGTAALRDFYVRACGQGHPDVSTAALDTLGAEPATLLAQWRQWASG from the coding sequence ATGCGCCGATCTACAACGTCCGCCGTTACTGACCGCCGTCGGAGCAGAACCCGGCTGGCCGCGCTGCTCGTCACCGAGTTGATCTGCGCGCTGCTGATCGTCGGGCGCTCCGACATCGCGCCGGGTCCCACGGTCGCCACACCGGCCTCCCTGACCACGCCGAGCGCGGCCTCGACGGCCACCACGCTGGGCGACGGCCGCACCGCGCGGCTGATCGGGCTGGGTGGTCTGCGCACCACGGCGCTGCTCGACCGCGTCGTCGCGGAGTTGCCCGCCGCCGCAGCGGCGGTCACCGCTTTCTGGGGCGCCCACTGGCCACGCCAGGTGACGATCGTCGCCGCGGCGACCGACCAGCAATTCGCCGCGGTGGGCGGCGGCGACCTGCACACCGCGGCCACCACCACCGCCGAGCGCATCGTGTTCGCGCCCGGCGCCACCCGGATGAGTGATGCCGCGCTGCGGACCGTGGTGCGCCACGAGCTGTTCCACTATGCGGCCCGGGCCGCGACAGCCGCCGACGCTCCGCGGTGGCTCACCGAGGGTGTCGCCGACTTCGTCGCCCGGCCGGCGGCAGCGCCCCCGGACGCCGCCCTGCTCGCCCTGCCGACCGACGCCGAGATGTCCGGCCCCGACCGCTCCCTGGCCTATGACCGGGCGTGGTGGTTCGCCCGGTTCGTCGCCGACCGCTACGGCACCGCGGCACTGCGCGACTTCTATGTGCGGGCATGCGGCCAGGGGCATCCCGACGTGTCGACGGCGGCGCTCGACACCCTAGGGGCGGAGCCTGCAACCCTGCTGGCGCAGTGGCGGCAGTGGGCGTCTGGCTGA